The following nucleotide sequence is from Gymnodinialimonas phycosphaerae.
CGAAAATTCTAACGCACTCGTAACAAAGGTTTCGATAGCGATAGCGTGCTGCGGCACATCATAAAAAATGGGAAATAAAATTACCGGGCGACCAGCGCTGTCAAACGAAGCAATCTGCATAGATTTTCTCCTTAATTCTGGAGCCTATCTTGTTTTCCTCATTGAGCAAGTCCTTTGCCCGCAAGCGCGTTTCTTGAAGTAGACAGTCACCTCTCGATATTTCAGCTTCTAAACCCACCCCACATCCATCCGCTGATGCAGTACCCGCACCACTGTCACGGCCACCTCATCCTCGCGGAAGAACACCACGTGGCTTCCCGCCAGTGCCCGCCGCAGCTCTGGCGCGATCTCGTCCGCCGAGCGGGAGGCCACCCGTCCACTTGCAACACCGACAATCCGATCCTCGATCTTCGCATCGTATTTGACCGCTTGGTCGTATCCCCATCGCTCTTCGGTGTAATCCCAGATGTCTGCGATGTCCGCCGTGGCATCGGCAGCGTAGTCAATGCGTTTCACTCGGCGGCTTTCAACTTGGCTTCGTATTCCGCACGTCTGCTCTCCCGGAACTCGTCCCAGTTCCACTCAGTCGCAATCCCACTTGCATCCCCCTTCGCAATCTCTGCGCGAAGGCGTTCCAGCTTCGCCTCTTCCTCCTCCAGCAACCGCAACCCCGCCCGGATCACGTCACTAGCCGAGCCGTAGCGGCCTTCTTTCACCTTCTCGTCGATGAACTCTCCGAAGTGATCCCCCAAGGAGACGGATGTATTGCGAGCCATGTTGAAGCCTCCAATTTTCGCTATACCAATAATTGGTACTCTACAGAGAAAATCAACCCTCTCCCACAGCCCCCGCTTCTTCTTTGCCCTCACCCGCTTGCGCTTCATCTGCAACGACACGCGCACCGTCGCAACATCGGTGTCATAGCTGAAAACCCACTCAAAACACGGTTAATCAAACGTAAACAAAACAGATTTTACAAACAAAACAAACGCTTAACCCTCTGCTCAAGCTTGAGCAGCCCCCTTCACTCCTCCCCCACAGACCCCCGCAGCGCCTTCACCTCTCCGCGCTTTTTCTTCTCCGCCACCCGCTTCCGCTTCTGGTTCAAACTCACCCGAGTCTTGACCCGCCGTTTCGGCACCACCGTCGCCGCCTTCACCAGCTCCGCCAGCCGCTGCCGCGCGATCTCCCTGTTCCGGGCCTGGGACCGCTCCTCCGCCACGAACAGCACCAGCGCGCCCTCTTTCGTCCAGCGCCGTCCCGCCAGCCGCCTCAGCCGCGTCTTCACCGGGCCGGGCAGGTTCGGCGACCGCTCCGCCTCGAACCGCAGCTCCACCGCCGTGCTCACCTTGTTCACGTTCTGCCCGCCCGGCCCCCCCGCGCGCACGAAGCTTTCGGTGACTTCCCAATCCTCGATGCTGATTTTGTCGGTGATGCGAAGGGTCATGGCGCCATACAAATGTAAGTAAGGGATCTCTACAGGTTCATTATAGCGAAATCCCAACCAAAAAGGGCTGCCCAAGGTGAGCAGCCCTTTCGAGAAATCAGGAGGTGGGCGCGGTCAGAACCAGCGGCTCACCTGGGTTGGGCTGTTGGCCCTAGGGTTGCCTAAAGGCGTACCCCCCAAGTTGTCCCGACACCATTCTCCAATACCTCTCTAGACACTGGATCACCTCCTTCCGATTTTGTTTCAACTATCGTTAGGTTGGCACACATTTGGTGGATGTCAAAACTTTTTACGCAGGATGTGCCAGAATTTTCCGTGTGAGCAGGCGGAACGGCACCAGTGCGATCAAGGCAAGGGCAAGTTTGACACCCCAATCAGCAAGGGCCAACGACACCCAAAGCGGGGCCTCGGGGCCCATGCCAAGGACCGGAAGCACCTCGTTCGCCCAGGCCACATCGCCGGGCAGGACGCCGGTAAGTGCACCCGAAAAGGCGATGAAGAAGAACAGCGCCGTATCGACGGACGATCCGATTATGCTAGAGATTACAGGTGCTTGCCACCACCCCCCATTGCGCAGGCGATCAAAGATCGCCACGTCCAGCAGCTGCGCGGTCAGGAACGCAATGCCACTGCCAAGCGCGATGCGCAGCGTCACCAGCGGGCCAAATTCGCCCATGATCTGCGTCCCGATGAGCGAGCAGATGACGCCCACGATGAAGCCCGCGAACACAACTTTGCGAGCAACCGACGCGCCATAGACACGGTTCATCACATCGGTGACGAGGAAGGCGAGCGGATAGGTGAAGGCACCCCACGTCAGCCATTGGCCGAACAGGAATTGCACAAGGATGTTCGAGGCCACCACGATGGCCGCCATGGCGAGGACGCCGGGCAGGAGTCTGGTCATTGATATGGTTTCCGTTTTTTCAAGGTAGTCGGAGACTTGGCCCAGAATGAGCAGGCGCTGGCTACGCTCCTTCTGGTCGTCCGTCAACCCAGCACGGCCGCCAAACCACGGGCCACCTTGGGGATATTATCCACCGTCAGCCCCGCCACATTCATCCGCCCGTCCCCCACGACATATATGCCGTGATCCTCGCGCAGGGCCGCCACCTGAGCGGGCGAAGCCCCGATCAAGGAGAACATGCCCTGATGCGCCGCGAAGAACCCAAAGCGGTCCGATCCCGTCTCGGCCCGCAGCGCATCCGCAAGCGCTCGGCGATTCCGGGTCATGCTGTCGCGCATGGCGGTCAGTTCCGCGTCCCACATCTGCCGCAGGTCAGCGTCGTGCAGGATCAGATCCACACACCGCGCCCCGTGGTCCGGCGGAAATGAGAAATTGTTGCGGTTCATCGCGGTCAGATGCCCCTGCGCCGCGGCGCGCGCGCCCTCACTTGTCGCGATCAGGGCGACCCCCGCGCGCTCTCGGTAGAGGCCGAAATTCTTAGAGCAGCTGGCGGCGAGGAACAGTGTCGGCACCTTTTGCGCCAGCAACCGCGTTCCGGCGGCGTCCTCGACCAGCCCGGCGCCGAATCCCTGATAGGCCATGTCCACGAGGGGAATGGCACCTGTCTTCAGGCAAATCGCTGCGACTTCCTCCCAATCGGCAAGGGTCAAATCCGCTCCGGTCGGGTTGTGACAACACCCGTGCAGGACGATCACGTCGCCCGCGCGGGCGTTGCGTAGATCGTCCATCATCCCATCGCGATCCAGGCCGTTGGTGTTTCGGTCAAGGTAGCGATAGCTGCGGCGCGCCAGCCCAAGATGGTCCGTCATCCCCGCATGGATCGGCCAGCTTGGGTCGGAAACCCAGACCTGCGCATCCGGGGTCAACGTTCGCACCAGCTCCAGGATCTGGCGCATGGCGCTGGTGCCCCCCACGGTAGCAATGCCCGCAATGCGCGCCTCTGGCACAGCATCGGCCAGAAGCAGATCGCGCATGCCAGAAATGAACGCCGCGTCGCCGGCAAAGCCCAGGTAGGCCTTCGTGGTCTGCGCCTCCAGGATCCGGCGCTCTGCCTCTTTCACCGCGCCCATGACAGGGGTCACGCCATCCGCGTTACGGTAGAGGCCGACCAGAAGGTCAACCTTGCCGGGCCGCGGATCCGCCGCGAATTGGCCCGTCAGTTGGAAAATCTTGTCCGGCGCGGGGGCGGTGAGGGTTTCGAACATCGGCAAGCCTCAGGGGGTCAGGGAAATCGAGCGGGATCGCGGTCGTAGGCCAGCACTCGCATCCGCTCCTCACGGCTGACGGGCACGAAACCCATCTTCTGATAGAGGCGTAGGGCAGCGGGGTGATCCAGGGTGCAGGTGTTCACCGTCATCTTTTCCACCCCGTCGCGCGCCCAACCGGTCGCAATCGCCGTCTGCACCAGAAGCGGCCCAAGACCCGTGCCGACCGCTTGGGGCACCAGCC
It contains:
- a CDS encoding type II toxin-antitoxin system RelE/ParE family toxin; this encodes MKRIDYAADATADIADIWDYTEERWGYDQAVKYDAKIEDRIVGVASGRVASRSADEIAPELRRALAGSHVVFFREDEVAVTVVRVLHQRMDVGWV
- a CDS encoding type II toxin-antitoxin system ParD family antitoxin, translating into MARNTSVSLGDHFGEFIDEKVKEGRYGSASDVIRAGLRLLEEEEAKLERLRAEIAKGDASGIATEWNWDEFRESRRAEYEAKLKAAE
- the arfB gene encoding alternative ribosome rescue aminoacyl-tRNA hydrolase ArfB; this encodes MTLRITDKISIEDWEVTESFVRAGGPGGQNVNKVSTAVELRFEAERSPNLPGPVKTRLRRLAGRRWTKEGALVLFVAEERSQARNREIARQRLAELVKAATVVPKRRVKTRVSLNQKRKRVAEKKKRGEVKALRGSVGEE
- a CDS encoding queuosine precursor transporter gives rise to the protein MTRLLPGVLAMAAIVVASNILVQFLFGQWLTWGAFTYPLAFLVTDVMNRVYGASVARKVVFAGFIVGVICSLIGTQIMGEFGPLVTLRIALGSGIAFLTAQLLDVAIFDRLRNGGWWQAPVISSIIGSSVDTALFFFIAFSGALTGVLPGDVAWANEVLPVLGMGPEAPLWVSLALADWGVKLALALIALVPFRLLTRKILAHPA
- a CDS encoding aromatic amino acid transaminase; the encoded protein is MFETLTAPAPDKIFQLTGQFAADPRPGKVDLLVGLYRNADGVTPVMGAVKEAERRILEAQTTKAYLGFAGDAAFISGMRDLLLADAVPEARIAGIATVGGTSAMRQILELVRTLTPDAQVWVSDPSWPIHAGMTDHLGLARRSYRYLDRNTNGLDRDGMMDDLRNARAGDVIVLHGCCHNPTGADLTLADWEEVAAICLKTGAIPLVDMAYQGFGAGLVEDAAGTRLLAQKVPTLFLAASCSKNFGLYRERAGVALIATSEGARAAAQGHLTAMNRNNFSFPPDHGARCVDLILHDADLRQMWDAELTAMRDSMTRNRRALADALRAETGSDRFGFFAAHQGMFSLIGASPAQVAALREDHGIYVVGDGRMNVAGLTVDNIPKVARGLAAVLG